Proteins encoded together in one Hevea brasiliensis isolate MT/VB/25A 57/8 chromosome 16, ASM3005281v1, whole genome shotgun sequence window:
- the LOC131174609 gene encoding wax ester synthase/diacylglycerol acyltransferase 8-like has product MEGLRPIRVAKEDGEEEGQPLSPMARVFHEPNSNIYIIIIMGFKTPINLDVLKINLAQTFLKHPRFPSLQVVDEENGGEMRWVRTELNIDNHVIVPKLDPNMDCPDKFVEDYASNLSNTTISRSMPMWDVHILNVKTSEAESTSILRVCFERVRKG; this is encoded by the exons ATGGAAGGTCTTAGACCGATTCGAGTTGCAAAGGAAGATGGGGAGGAGGAAGGCCAACCCTTGAGTCCAATGGCTCGAGTGTTTCACGAGCCTAACTCCAATATCTACATCATTATAATCATGGGATTTAAGACTCCTATCAATCTGGATGTTCTTAAAATTAACTTGGCTCAGACTTTCCTCAAGCATCCTCGTTTCCCTAGTTTACAG GTCGTGGACGAGGAAAATGGTGGGGAGATGAGATGGGTTAGAACAGAATTAAACATAGATAACCATGTAATAGTCCCAAAGCTTGATCCAAACATGGACTGTCCTGATAAGTTTGTGGAAGATTACGCCTCTAATCTCAGCAATACCACAATTAGCAGGTCTATGCCTATGTGGGATGTTCATATTCTCAACGTTAAAACTTCAGAAGCTGAATCCACAAGCATTCTTCGCGTTTGTTTCGAAAGGGTGAGGAAAGGGTAA